Proteins from a single region of Macrotis lagotis isolate mMagLag1 chromosome 2, bilby.v1.9.chrom.fasta, whole genome shotgun sequence:
- the LOC141512995 gene encoding adenosine receptor A1-like, with amino-acid sequence MVVTPRRASVAIAGCWLLSFLVGLTPMFGWNNLEKLKQETNSSLGDLVIKCEFEKVISMEYMVYFNFFVWVLPPLLLMVLIYLEVFYLIRKQLNKKVSGSSGDPQKYYGKELKIAKSLALILFLFALSWLPLHILNCITLFCPGCQKPSILIYTAIFLTHGNSAMNPIVYAFRIQKFRTTFLQIWNQHFRCRAMPPSDDEDPPEEKLDN; translated from the coding sequence ATGGTGGTGACACCAAGGAGGGCATCAGTGGCCATTGCAGGCTGCTGGCTACTCTCCTTCCTTGTAGGCCTGACACCCATGTTTGGCTGGAATAACCTGGAAAAACTGAAACAGGAGACCAACAGCAGCCTAGGTGATTTGGTAATTAAATGTGAATTTGAGAAGGTCATCAGTATGGAATACATGGTATATTTCAACTTTTTTGTCTGGGTCCTCCCACCTCTGCTGCTCATGGTTCTCATCTACCTGGAGGTCTTCTACCTGATCCGTAAGCAACTCAATAAGAAGGTGTCAGGCTCTTCAGGGGACCCCCAGAAGTACTACGGGAAGGAGCTGAAGATTGCCAAGTCTCTGGCCCTCATCCTCTTCCTGTTTGCCCTTAGCTGGCTGCCCCTACACATACTCAATTGCATCACCCTCTTTTGCCCAGGATGCCAAAAACCCAGCATCCTCATCTACACCGCCATCTTCCTCACTCATGGTAACTCAGCCATGAACCCCATTGTCTACGCCTTCCGCATTCAGAAATTTCGGACCACCTTCCTGCAGATCTGGAACCAGCATTTCCGATGCCGGGCAATGCCTCCATCTGATGATGAGGATCCCCCTGAGGAGAAACTGGATAATTAG